One segment of Pirellulales bacterium DNA contains the following:
- a CDS encoding helix-turn-helix domain-containing protein, whose protein sequence is MRKTTFTREYTVLLESLRQRREQAGLTQAQLAKRLGEQQSFVSKCERGERRLDVVQLRVFCRALGMSLAEFVAEYEARLSGPKRR, encoded by the coding sequence ATGCGAAAAACGACGTTTACCCGTGAATACACCGTCTTGTTGGAGTCGCTGCGGCAACGCCGCGAACAAGCCGGCCTGACTCAAGCCCAACTTGCCAAACGACTTGGGGAGCAGCAGTCGTTTGTCAGTAAGTGCGAGCGGGGCGAACGCCGCTTGGATGTGGTTCAGTTGCGCGTCTTTTGCCGGGCCCTAGGCATGAGCTTGGCCGAGTTTGTCGCGGAATATGAGGCGCGACTGTCCGGACCCAAGCGGCGCTAG
- a CDS encoding DUF5615 family PIN-like protein, which produces MKFLLDVCVSSRSLEAFLIGRAHDVVSARSIDPQASDQRLLDLALAEGRILITEDKDFGELVFVRHLPHGPIVRLVELTIDDQTQALAELLDRHADALTGPVIITLTRGRIRIRLRS; this is translated from the coding sequence GTGAAGTTCCTGCTCGACGTGTGCGTTTCGTCCCGCTCCCTTGAAGCCTTCTTAATCGGGCGCGCCCACGATGTCGTGTCGGCCCGATCCATCGATCCCCAGGCCAGCGATCAACGGCTTCTGGACCTGGCCCTGGCCGAGGGGCGGATTCTCATCACCGAAGACAAGGATTTTGGCGAACTGGTTTTCGTCCGTCACCTGCCCCACGGGCCGATCGTCCGGCTGGTCGAACTGACGATTGACGACCAGACCCAAGCGCTCGCTGAGTTGCTCGATCGGCATGCCGATGCCCTGACCGGTCCTGTCATCATCACGCTGACCCGCGGCCGCATCCGGATTCGTCTCCGCTCCTAA
- a CDS encoding site-specific integrase, with product MTDQPELSTIPGNAALPLPRLIATAGPAAMRRFVEFFAAQIRNANTRDAYARAVAGFLDWADARGVQSLDQVQPIVVAGYIEDLATAYEPPTVKQHLAAIRMLFDWLVVGQIVSANPASSVRGPKHVVKRGKTPVLTADQARQLFESIDLGTIVGLRDRALIGVMVYSFARVSAAVSMRVEDYYSEGKRWWFRLHEKGGKRHEVPAHHSAEAYLDAYLQAAGIGADKRSPLFRTIDRHGRLTLRPMSRGDALRMIKRRCRAIGLPASICCHSFRATGITVYLGNGGTIEGAQAIAAHESPRTTKLYDRTSDELTLDEIERIVIG from the coding sequence GTGACGGATCAACCCGAACTGTCGACGATCCCTGGGAATGCAGCCCTGCCGCTGCCACGGTTGATCGCTACGGCCGGACCGGCCGCCATGCGGCGGTTCGTCGAATTCTTTGCCGCTCAGATTCGCAATGCCAACACGCGGGACGCGTATGCCCGAGCGGTGGCCGGCTTTTTAGACTGGGCCGATGCCCGCGGCGTCCAATCGCTCGACCAGGTGCAGCCGATCGTCGTCGCCGGCTACATCGAGGATCTGGCGACGGCCTATGAGCCGCCGACCGTCAAACAGCATTTGGCGGCGATTCGCATGCTGTTTGATTGGCTGGTGGTCGGCCAGATCGTGTCGGCCAATCCGGCCAGCTCGGTCCGCGGTCCCAAACACGTCGTCAAGCGCGGCAAAACGCCCGTGCTCACCGCCGACCAGGCCCGGCAGTTGTTCGAGTCGATTGACTTGGGCACGATTGTTGGCCTGCGCGACCGGGCCTTGATCGGCGTGATGGTTTACAGCTTCGCCCGCGTTTCAGCCGCCGTGTCGATGCGGGTGGAAGACTATTACAGCGAGGGCAAGCGGTGGTGGTTTCGGCTCCACGAAAAAGGCGGCAAGCGGCATGAAGTGCCGGCTCATCACTCGGCCGAGGCCTATCTCGACGCCTACCTGCAAGCCGCAGGCATCGGCGCCGACAAGCGGTCTCCCCTCTTCCGCACCATCGATCGCCATGGTCGGCTCACGCTCCGACCCATGTCACGTGGTGACGCCCTGCGGATGATCAAGCGCCGCTGCCGGGCGATCGGACTACCGGCATCCATCTGCTGTCACTCGTTTCGCGCCACGGGCATCACGGTTTATTTGGGAAACGGCGGGACCATTGAGGGTGCCCAAGCCATCGCGGCTCATGAATCGCCCCGCACAACCAAGCTCTACGATCGCACCAGCGACGAACTGACCCTCGATGAGATCGAGCGGATCGTGATCGGTTAG
- a CDS encoding S8 family peptidase — protein MPATHQFEYLPLVLREHGPARFPQAPQPEDPTTAINKANRTIHAGGLRTHTSSVTADWQARQRARVQNGLPPITGIPLLLKIDTSLDLDDLRRQFEIEIVSEQEDGFVIVASEDVDLTLFQQKLTDFIGTISGSANVAKIHELRVDLTQEDRLRLVLTDVLFQEWSSIADDSQYICDVSIACVGTWEISNKPKRNPRWKDETWARKENEWSTSRLKAYEKWDALKDQRLREVREIVNFYQAAILMDVNDVDASALTLPDSFTLRLRISGAGLKDLVLNYAYIFEVAEPDDIETPQQMARELKAAQARLNILPPASTAPAVCVVDSGIQEEHFLLEPGIDKETSHCFLPNVSDSDVGDHVPPGGHGTRVAGAVLHGEGVPKSGEVLLECWVQNARVLDNGCRMPEAMFPPAVLREVVRRYHEGKRHTRIFNHSINADAPCRMRHMSAWAAEIDLLCNDYDVLIIQSSGNLKSSRPVPRPGIAEHLASGRHYPTYLAESACRVANPAQSLQAITVGSVAYGAFEGNGWRSLASENGQPSAFSRAGLGIWDSIKPEVVEYGGDSLISGGNPPTVDTPTVGRDCYPELVRSTIHGGPAFDRDEVGTSYAAPKVTRIATRLQSILPEESCLLYRALIVQSARWPEWSNELSAEEQTNLLRRIGFGIPDIERATTNTNFRTTFITHQEQTLGPGDCHIYQVPIPAMLRAPAEDYDVRIDVTLSYAAAPRRTRRTPQGYLATWLDWISNGRGEPFSDFRDRAVKRDVDPPKSPGAIGWTIESRSNWGTIRDIRRNVGTVQKDWASVKSNALPEDFCIAVRGHQGWSRDPDAVARYALVVTFDIVGQEIPIYEPLRTAVIELQAEIEAEIEVQVDE, from the coding sequence ATGCCCGCAACTCATCAGTTCGAATACCTCCCGCTCGTTCTTCGGGAGCATGGACCGGCTCGATTTCCGCAGGCGCCCCAGCCGGAAGACCCGACGACCGCCATCAACAAAGCTAATCGCACAATCCATGCCGGCGGGTTGCGCACCCACACGTCCAGCGTCACCGCCGACTGGCAGGCTCGCCAGCGGGCCCGTGTTCAAAACGGACTACCTCCCATCACAGGCATCCCGCTGCTGCTGAAGATCGACACGTCACTTGACCTGGACGACTTGCGCCGGCAGTTCGAGATCGAGATTGTCTCAGAACAGGAAGATGGTTTCGTCATCGTCGCGTCCGAGGACGTCGATCTGACGCTGTTTCAGCAGAAGCTGACCGACTTCATCGGCACGATCAGCGGGTCGGCGAACGTCGCGAAGATTCACGAACTCCGCGTGGACCTGACGCAGGAAGATCGCTTGAGGCTGGTGCTCACGGACGTCCTGTTCCAGGAATGGTCGTCGATTGCTGACGATAGCCAGTACATTTGCGACGTGAGCATCGCCTGTGTCGGCACGTGGGAGATTTCGAACAAGCCGAAGCGCAATCCGCGATGGAAAGACGAGACGTGGGCTCGCAAGGAGAACGAATGGTCAACCAGCCGCCTCAAAGCCTACGAGAAGTGGGACGCGCTGAAGGACCAGCGACTTCGGGAAGTCCGTGAAATCGTCAATTTCTACCAGGCCGCAATCCTGATGGACGTGAACGACGTCGACGCCAGCGCCCTGACGCTGCCGGACAGCTTCACGCTGCGTCTGCGGATTTCGGGCGCGGGCCTCAAAGACCTCGTCCTCAACTATGCCTACATCTTTGAGGTCGCGGAGCCGGACGACATCGAAACGCCGCAACAGATGGCCCGCGAACTCAAGGCTGCCCAGGCACGGCTCAATATCCTGCCGCCCGCTTCCACCGCCCCCGCCGTCTGCGTCGTCGACAGCGGCATTCAAGAAGAACACTTCCTGCTGGAACCCGGCATCGACAAGGAAACCTCGCATTGTTTCCTCCCCAACGTCTCAGATTCCGACGTCGGCGACCACGTCCCTCCCGGCGGGCACGGCACGCGCGTCGCCGGTGCTGTGTTGCACGGCGAAGGCGTTCCGAAATCGGGTGAAGTGCTGCTGGAATGCTGGGTGCAGAACGCACGTGTCCTCGACAATGGCTGCCGAATGCCCGAAGCCATGTTCCCGCCGGCGGTCCTGCGGGAAGTCGTCAGGCGCTACCACGAAGGGAAACGCCACACGCGGATTTTTAACCACTCCATCAACGCCGATGCGCCGTGCCGCATGCGGCACATGTCAGCGTGGGCGGCCGAGATTGATCTGCTTTGCAACGACTATGACGTTCTAATCATTCAAAGCTCCGGCAATCTGAAGTCGTCTCGGCCGGTTCCTCGACCCGGAATCGCCGAACATCTTGCCAGCGGAAGGCACTATCCGACCTATCTTGCCGAGAGCGCCTGCCGGGTGGCGAATCCTGCTCAGAGTCTCCAGGCCATCACGGTGGGCTCCGTCGCGTACGGCGCCTTTGAAGGCAACGGCTGGCGGAGTCTGGCTTCCGAAAACGGTCAGCCGTCCGCCTTTAGTCGAGCCGGGCTCGGCATCTGGGATTCGATCAAGCCGGAGGTCGTCGAGTATGGTGGCGACTCGCTAATCAGCGGTGGCAATCCGCCGACGGTGGACACGCCAACCGTCGGCCGCGACTGCTATCCCGAACTCGTGCGGTCGACCATACACGGCGGACCGGCGTTTGATCGCGACGAGGTCGGTACGTCCTATGCAGCGCCCAAAGTCACGAGGATTGCCACCCGCCTGCAGTCAATCCTGCCAGAAGAGTCCTGTCTGCTCTACCGGGCCTTGATCGTCCAATCGGCGCGCTGGCCGGAGTGGTCGAATGAGCTGAGCGCCGAAGAACAGACAAACCTGCTTCGGCGAATCGGATTCGGAATTCCCGACATCGAGCGAGCCACGACCAATACCAACTTTCGGACGACTTTCATCACGCACCAGGAGCAGACGCTTGGCCCCGGCGACTGTCACATCTACCAGGTGCCGATTCCGGCGATGCTCCGCGCGCCTGCGGAGGACTACGACGTCCGCATCGATGTCACGCTCTCGTACGCCGCCGCACCGCGCCGGACCCGTCGCACCCCGCAGGGGTATCTTGCAACGTGGCTCGACTGGATCAGCAACGGCCGCGGAGAGCCTTTCTCCGACTTTCGTGATCGCGCCGTCAAACGGGACGTTGATCCGCCGAAAAGTCCCGGTGCCATCGGCTGGACCATCGAATCCCGTAGCAACTGGGGAACGATTCGCGACATTCGACGCAACGTCGGCACCGTTCAAAAGGACTGGGCGAGCGTCAAATCGAACGCCCTTCCAGAGGACTTTTGCATCGCGGTGCGCGGCCATCAGGGCTGGAGCCGTGATCCCGATGCCGTGGCCCGTTACGCGCTGGTGGTCACGTTCGACATCGTGGGACAGGAAATCCCCATCTATGAACCGCTGCGGACGGCGGTGATAGAGCTGCAAGCCGAGATCGAAGCCGAGATCGAGGTGCAGGTCGACGAGTAG
- a CDS encoding DUF433 domain-containing protein: MTEDEALTRITVDPAIFGGKPIIRGMRMAVEHVLGMLAAGETPEKLLQEYPFLEPADIQACLAYAHRALAGEQVHERIVRANAS; encoded by the coding sequence ATGACCGAAGACGAAGCCCTCACGCGAATCACGGTCGATCCGGCCATCTTTGGGGGCAAGCCGATTATCCGCGGGATGCGGATGGCCGTCGAGCATGTGCTGGGGATGCTGGCCGCCGGCGAGACGCCCGAGAAGCTGTTGCAGGAGTACCCATTTCTGGAACCCGCCGACATCCAGGCCTGCCTGGCCTATGCCCACCGCGCCCTGGCCGGTGAGCAGGTGCATGAGCGGATCGTGAGGGCCAATGCGTCGTGA
- a CDS encoding plasmid pRiA4b ORF-3 family protein, translating into MPRASKPEANKSALVFHFKLTLLEVQPLIWRRVQVPDGTLDKLHEHIQTAMGWTNSHLHQFEIAGRRYGDPELLDNGWEEDDFVDSTKLRLSRLLDKKRKSFRFYYEYDFGDGWRHEIVYEGALPAESNVKYPRCVDGARACPPEDVGGPWGYADCLEALRNPKHQEHREMREWIGGRFDPEKFAAATATKAMQRGLPDWRKLR; encoded by the coding sequence ATGCCCCGCGCATCGAAACCCGAAGCCAATAAATCGGCGCTCGTCTTTCATTTCAAGCTCACGCTGTTGGAAGTGCAGCCGCTCATCTGGCGGCGGGTCCAGGTGCCCGACGGCACGCTGGACAAGCTGCACGAGCACATTCAAACCGCGATGGGCTGGACCAACTCGCACCTGCATCAATTCGAGATCGCTGGCCGGCGCTACGGCGATCCCGAATTGCTGGATAATGGCTGGGAGGAAGATGACTTCGTCGATTCGACCAAGCTGCGTCTGAGCCGGCTACTGGACAAGAAGCGAAAATCCTTTCGCTTCTACTACGAATACGACTTCGGTGACGGCTGGCGGCACGAGATCGTCTACGAAGGCGCCTTGCCTGCCGAATCGAACGTGAAGTATCCGCGCTGTGTCGATGGGGCCCGGGCTTGTCCTCCGGAAGATGTCGGCGGCCCCTGGGGCTACGCGGACTGTCTGGAAGCGCTGCGCAATCCCAAGCACCAAGAACATAGAGAGATGCGGGAGTGGATTGGCGGCCGCTTCGATCCCGAGAAGTTCGCGGCTGCGACCGCCACCAAGGCCATGCAACGCGGCCTACCCGACTGGCGCAAGCTGCGCTGA